A stretch of Flavobacterium sp. N1994 DNA encodes these proteins:
- a CDS encoding TetR/AcrR family transcriptional regulator, whose product MDAILSNLKIQVNEKIYVKDPETSTLGKKIIQESIILIDEIGFEDFTFKKLGERIGSNESSIYRYFESKHKLLLYLTSWYWGWIEYRMVFSTSNIADSFEKLKRAITIVTEKIEDDNNTLHINEAILNRIIIVQFTKTLLTKEVDEENNEGFFMVYKRVINRIIECIQEVNPEYWYAKSLASSIVEGSLHQHFLKDHLKSITNYEGNLSPTDFYLDLVQKVIRK is encoded by the coding sequence ATGGATGCTATTTTATCAAACTTAAAAATACAGGTAAACGAAAAAATTTATGTAAAAGATCCTGAGACTTCTACATTGGGTAAAAAAATAATACAAGAAAGTATTATCCTGATTGATGAAATAGGTTTTGAAGACTTTACTTTTAAAAAACTAGGAGAGCGAATTGGTTCCAATGAAAGTTCTATTTATCGCTATTTTGAAAGTAAGCATAAACTCTTATTGTATTTAACCTCTTGGTATTGGGGTTGGATAGAATATCGAATGGTATTTTCAACTTCCAATATTGCTGATAGTTTTGAGAAATTGAAAAGAGCCATCACCATAGTGACCGAAAAAATTGAAGATGACAACAACACTCTTCACATCAATGAAGCTATTTTAAACCGAATTATCATTGTACAATTTACCAAAACACTTTTAACTAAAGAAGTGGATGAAGAAAACAATGAGGGTTTCTTTATGGTGTACAAAAGAGTCATCAACCGAATCATAGAATGTATTCAGGAAGTAAATCCTGAGTATTGGTATGCTAAGAGTTTGGCATCTTCTATAGTGGAAGGTTCTTTACACCAACATTTTTTAAAGGATCACTTGAAAAGCATCACTAACTATGAAGGGAATCTGTCGCCAACCGATTTTTATCTTGATTTAGTTCAAAAAGTAATACGCAAATAA
- a CDS encoding TatD family hydrolase, giving the protein MDFFNLHTHKFTDNSTIMELVNQYPWEFDATIPFYSVGIHPWYIKEDRLESDLKTIAEKLALPQCLALGECGLDRRIEVPIPLQIEVFEKQIALAEEHQKPLVLHLVAAFDELLAIKKRLKISVPIIIHGFSKNKQVAQQLLDNGFYLSFGKYLLRNPELREVFQSVPNDRFFLETDTIDETLIEVYTHAANYKRMTLAEIQAQVSTNWKKVFEDFK; this is encoded by the coding sequence ATGGATTTTTTCAATCTGCATACTCATAAATTCACTGACAATTCCACAATCATGGAATTGGTCAACCAATATCCTTGGGAGTTTGATGCTACTATTCCTTTTTATTCTGTTGGGATTCATCCTTGGTATATAAAAGAAGACCGATTAGAAAGTGATTTAAAAACCATAGCCGAGAAGTTAGCTTTACCGCAATGTTTAGCCCTTGGCGAATGTGGTTTAGACAGGCGTATTGAGGTCCCCATACCATTGCAGATAGAAGTCTTTGAAAAGCAAATTGCTTTAGCAGAAGAACATCAAAAGCCTTTAGTCTTGCATTTGGTGGCTGCATTTGATGAATTGTTGGCGATTAAAAAGCGCTTAAAAATTAGTGTCCCCATTATTATTCATGGGTTTTCCAAGAATAAACAAGTTGCTCAACAATTGTTGGATAATGGTTTTTACCTTTCATTTGGGAAATATTTGTTGCGGAATCCTGAGCTAAGAGAAGTATTTCAAAGCGTACCTAACGACCGATTCTTTCTGGAAACTGATACGATTGACGAAACTTTGATAGAAGTCTACACGCACGCAGCCAACTATAAAAGGATGACTTTAGCCGAAATTCAAGCGCAAGTTAGCACAAATTGGAAAAAAGTATTTGAAGATTTCAAATAG
- a CDS encoding MDR family MFS transporter: MLKTAFQRYINNFKGFSREIWILTLITFINRAGTMVLPFLSKYLKEDLHFSYSQVGWIMVCFGTGSIIGSWLGGKLSDKIGFYRIMIFSLLVSGLMLFAIQFITSFLGLCIGMFSIMVVADMYRPAMFVSLGAYAKPENRTRALTLVRLAINLGFAAGPALGGLIIMNIGYRGLFWADGATCIIAILIFWIKVKEKKKSPFIDKKHPDDVLTHSVFKDKPFWIFLFTCLVSGILFFQVFTTIPLYHKEQFNLTEFQTGLLLTMNGLIIFFMEMPIVSYVERHKISKVKVVATGCLLMSISVFLLLLNAWVGILIIMMLFMTFGEMFAFPFSNSVALSRAPKGHEGRYMAIYTMSFSLAHILSAKVGMEIIEYFGYQMNWLFMGILGLLGVSFGIWVFRLIQNENKPI, from the coding sequence ATGCTCAAAACCGCTTTTCAACGCTACATCAATAACTTCAAAGGATTTTCAAGAGAGATTTGGATACTGACCCTAATCACTTTTATTAATCGTGCTGGGACTATGGTGTTGCCTTTTCTTTCCAAGTATTTAAAGGAAGATTTGCATTTCTCCTATAGCCAAGTGGGTTGGATAATGGTATGTTTTGGTACGGGTTCTATTATAGGTTCTTGGCTAGGTGGAAAACTCTCAGACAAGATTGGCTTTTACAGGATCATGATATTTAGTCTTTTGGTTAGTGGATTGATGCTTTTTGCTATCCAATTTATTACTAGCTTTTTGGGGCTTTGTATTGGAATGTTCTCTATTATGGTTGTGGCAGATATGTATCGGCCTGCTATGTTTGTTTCCCTAGGTGCCTATGCAAAACCGGAGAACCGAACGCGAGCACTGACCTTAGTTCGTTTGGCTATCAACTTAGGCTTTGCGGCTGGACCAGCTTTAGGAGGCTTAATCATTATGAATATTGGCTATCGTGGCTTGTTTTGGGCAGATGGTGCTACCTGTATCATTGCCATTCTAATCTTTTGGATCAAAGTAAAAGAAAAGAAAAAATCTCCTTTTATTGATAAGAAACACCCTGATGATGTATTGACCCATTCGGTATTCAAAGACAAACCATTTTGGATATTTCTATTTACTTGTTTGGTTTCAGGGATTTTATTCTTTCAGGTCTTTACAACTATTCCGCTATATCACAAAGAGCAATTTAATTTAACCGAGTTTCAAACAGGTTTGTTGTTAACGATGAATGGTCTAATTATTTTCTTTATGGAAATGCCTATAGTAAGTTATGTTGAGAGACATAAAATAAGTAAAGTCAAAGTAGTAGCTACAGGTTGTCTTTTGATGTCTATCAGCGTGTTTTTATTGTTGTTAAATGCTTGGGTTGGTATCCTCATCATCATGATGCTCTTTATGACTTTTGGTGAAATGTTTGCTTTTCCTTTTTCTAATTCGGTGGCATTGAGTCGGGCTCCCAAGGGTCATGAAGGACGTTACATGGCGATTTATACAATGAGCTTTAGCTTAGCACACATCCTAAGTGCTAAAGTAGGTATGGAAATCATAGAATATTTTGGGTATCAAATGAATTGGCTATTCATGGGGATACTTGGTTTATTAGGAGTATCTTTTGGTATTTGGGTTTTTCGTTTGATTCAGAATGAAAATAAACCTATATAA
- a CDS encoding BlaI/MecI/CopY family transcriptional regulator has translation MQKLTNKEEEIMQILWKLKKAFVKEVMAEITEEQPHYNTLSTIIRNLEDKGFVSHNAYGNTHQYYPIVKMEDYRKRFMNTAIDTYFNSSYKNMVSFFAEEEKISAEELREILAIIENKK, from the coding sequence ATGCAAAAGTTAACCAACAAAGAAGAAGAAATCATGCAAATTTTATGGAAGCTAAAAAAAGCATTTGTAAAAGAAGTCATGGCGGAAATTACGGAGGAGCAACCGCACTACAACACGCTCTCGACCATTATTAGAAACTTAGAGGACAAAGGATTTGTTTCCCATAATGCCTATGGAAACACCCACCAGTACTACCCTATTGTAAAAATGGAAGACTACAGAAAGCGTTTTATGAATACCGCTATCGATACCTATTTTAATAGTTCATATAAAAATATGGTGTCCTTTTTTGCTGAAGAAGAAAAAATATCTGCAGAAGAGTTGAGAGAGATTTTAGCCATTATAGAAAATAAGAAATAA
- a CDS encoding M56 family metallopeptidase gives MEALVLYLAKASGLLALFYLAYHFLVRKDTFFNSNRWFLLSGLITSLLLPLFFIKKIIWVTKPKISIEELVAYAQQTPAKIKELLPVEAFDWMQLIWVSYCLVTFVLVAKIVLNLLSLYRMLHKQQTFKREGYTLVDLERNIAPFSFFNYIVYNSDFYSDTELRSIILHEQIHSKEYHSIDVIVVQLFTAIFWFNPFVWLYKKAITQNLEYIADQKAIEQMEDRHAYQHALLKVVSNHNCLSITNHFYQSLIKKRIVMLNTSQSHKKNLVKYAFIIPALIGFVLLFQIKTIAQEKEQSYTPKSVETHQGADITFDSKETDKSLKTLKNVFKEEKIVTEVSKIKRNSAGEITGICIKMKCEDGRKKELRINQSTPIDNIFIYTNRMENGVYDFGVKHGTVHEISAIRNKVDRKRHGIYKATNDEAVYAMNADDSLDVTGNFDFDFDMEAPEAPESPEAPEISEVPDASEGVEMNDKISKVIVRKNGDKPLVIINGKVITDDKTIQETMKNLYIDDNSSSSDGDKKQIYINWEDAVKIRNKAMANAKIQMKRMKPIIKKQIRMANGDWKKVKEEMERAQLEIEASKPEMEKAKAEMIQAKEEMIQAKAEMLKAKAELDNERAKLKKVKSK, from the coding sequence ATGGAAGCGCTGGTCCTGTATTTAGCAAAAGCAAGTGGTTTGTTAGCTTTATTTTATTTGGCTTATCATTTCTTGGTACGAAAAGATACTTTTTTCAATAGCAACCGTTGGTTTCTGTTAAGCGGATTAATTACTTCACTCCTATTACCCTTATTCTTTATCAAGAAAATAATATGGGTAACAAAACCTAAGATTTCGATAGAAGAATTAGTGGCCTATGCGCAACAGACTCCAGCAAAAATCAAAGAACTACTCCCTGTTGAAGCATTCGATTGGATGCAACTAATTTGGGTTAGTTATTGCCTAGTGACATTTGTTTTGGTGGCTAAAATTGTGCTTAATTTACTATCTCTTTACCGAATGCTTCACAAACAGCAAACCTTTAAAAGAGAAGGCTATACATTAGTTGACTTAGAGCGTAACATTGCTCCTTTTTCTTTCTTCAATTACATTGTATATAATTCTGATTTTTATTCTGATACCGAGTTACGAAGCATTATTCTTCACGAACAAATACACAGTAAAGAATACCATTCCATTGATGTTATAGTAGTGCAATTATTCACGGCTATTTTTTGGTTCAATCCATTTGTTTGGCTCTATAAAAAAGCAATCACTCAAAATTTAGAATACATCGCCGACCAAAAAGCCATTGAGCAAATGGAAGACCGACATGCCTATCAACACGCTTTACTTAAAGTAGTTTCTAATCACAACTGCTTATCTATTACTAATCATTTTTATCAATCATTAATCAAAAAACGAATCGTTATGTTAAACACTAGTCAATCGCACAAAAAAAATCTTGTCAAATATGCCTTTATCATTCCGGCCTTAATCGGATTTGTACTCTTGTTTCAGATTAAAACAATCGCTCAAGAAAAAGAACAATCATATACCCCTAAATCTGTGGAAACACATCAAGGTGCAGATATTACTTTTGACTCCAAAGAAACCGATAAAAGTTTAAAGACATTAAAAAATGTTTTTAAAGAAGAAAAGATTGTAACCGAAGTTTCTAAAATAAAAAGAAACTCCGCAGGTGAAATCACTGGAATTTGCATCAAAATGAAATGCGAAGACGGTAGAAAAAAAGAATTAAGAATTAACCAAAGTACACCGATAGACAATATCTTTATTTATACTAACAGGATGGAGAATGGAGTGTATGATTTTGGTGTAAAACATGGTACCGTTCATGAAATTAGTGCCATTAGAAATAAGGTAGACAGAAAACGACATGGAATTTACAAAGCAACTAACGACGAGGCTGTATATGCTATGAATGCTGATGATAGCCTTGATGTTACCGGTAATTTTGATTTTGACTTTGATATGGAAGCGCCAGAAGCACCAGAATCGCCTGAGGCTCCTGAAATTTCTGAAGTTCCAGATGCTTCAGAAGGAGTTGAGATGAATGATAAAATCTCAAAAGTAATAGTTAGAAAAAATGGTGATAAGCCTTTAGTTATTATTAATGGAAAGGTAATTACAGATGACAAAACCATACAAGAAACTATGAAAAATTTATATATTGATGACAATTCATCTTCTTCTGATGGTGACAAAAAACAAATTTACATCAACTGGGAAGATGCTGTTAAAATCAGAAACAAAGCTATGGCAAATGCAAAGATTCAAATGAAGAGAATGAAACCAATTATAAAAAAACAAATAAGAATGGCTAATGGAGATTGGAAAAAAGTAAAAGAAGAAATGGAAAGAGCACAACTTGAAATAGAAGCCTCAAAACCTGAAATGGAAAAAGCCAAAGCTGAAATGATACAAGCTAAAGAGGAAATGATACAAGCTAAAGCGGAAATGCTAAAAGCCAAAGCGGAATTAGATAACGAAAGAGCTAAACTAAAAAAAGTCAAGTCGAAATAG
- a CDS encoding SsrA-binding protein, with product MYKVLAKLNKLLLPSFTKQQLDLAKAKKWQMAIIGWRYYVTTRALKSK from the coding sequence ATGTACAAAGTACTCGCTAAACTAAACAAACTGCTCTTACCTAGCTTTACCAAGCAACAATTGGATTTAGCAAAAGCCAAAAAGTGGCAAATGGCTATTATAGGCTGGCGTTATTATGTTACTACTCGAGCATTAAAATCAAAATAA
- a CDS encoding magnesium chelatase — translation MKTENIKTLGELKKSGYVSRSIKDELRDNLRTKIKSGQPTFEGVHGFENTVIPELERAILSRHNINLLGLRGQAKTRLARKMIELLDEYIPFVSGSEINDDPFNPISRFAKDLIAEHGDATPISWLHRSERFSEKLATPDVTVADLIGDVDPIKAANLKLSYADDRVIHFGMIPRANRCIFVINELPDLQARIQVALFNILQEGDIQIRGFKLRMPLDMQFVFTANPEDYTNRGSIVTPLKDRIGSQILTHYPENIAVARTITHQEAKLDQQQSDSVNVPSLAKDLLEQIAFEARESEFIDNKSGVSARMTITAYENLLSTAERRALKSDSETTTVRLSDFMGIIPAITGKVELVYEGEQEGAAVVAQHLIGDAIHTFFPAFFPKIEKLEKDIDASPYAKILEWFFTETGFELLDDASDEEYKKQLDAVKPLEDLIQKYQPELAKEDKYFLKEFVLWGLVEYDKLSKDRVEEGYQFKDLYSSYINKL, via the coding sequence ATGAAAACAGAAAATATAAAAACACTAGGCGAATTAAAGAAATCAGGATATGTTTCTCGAAGTATTAAAGACGAGTTGAGAGATAATCTTAGGACTAAAATTAAATCAGGGCAACCTACTTTTGAAGGTGTACACGGATTTGAAAATACGGTGATACCCGAATTAGAGCGCGCTATTTTATCAAGGCATAACATTAATTTGCTTGGTCTTAGAGGTCAAGCGAAAACAAGGCTTGCCAGAAAAATGATTGAACTTTTGGACGAATACATCCCTTTTGTTTCAGGTTCAGAAATTAATGATGATCCATTCAATCCCATTTCTCGTTTTGCCAAAGATTTAATAGCAGAACATGGCGATGCTACTCCCATTTCTTGGTTACACAGAAGCGAACGTTTTTCAGAAAAATTAGCCACTCCAGATGTAACGGTTGCCGATTTAATAGGAGATGTTGATCCGATAAAAGCAGCTAATTTAAAATTGTCGTATGCAGATGATAGAGTGATTCATTTTGGAATGATACCCAGAGCCAATCGCTGCATTTTTGTAATCAATGAATTACCCGATTTACAAGCCCGAATTCAAGTAGCCTTGTTTAATATTTTGCAAGAAGGTGATATTCAAATACGTGGTTTTAAGTTGAGAATGCCTTTGGATATGCAATTTGTATTTACAGCCAATCCAGAAGATTATACTAATCGTGGTAGTATTGTAACTCCTTTGAAAGATAGAATAGGTTCTCAAATTTTGACACATTATCCCGAAAATATTGCTGTAGCCAGAACCATTACCCATCAAGAAGCTAAATTAGATCAACAACAATCAGATTCCGTTAATGTTCCTTCATTAGCTAAAGATTTATTAGAGCAAATTGCCTTTGAAGCCCGAGAAAGTGAATTTATAGATAATAAAAGTGGAGTGAGTGCCCGAATGACTATTACTGCTTATGAGAATTTATTAAGTACTGCCGAACGTAGAGCTTTGAAATCAGATTCAGAAACAACAACGGTACGATTATCTGATTTTATGGGTATTATTCCAGCTATAACAGGAAAAGTAGAATTGGTTTATGAAGGGGAACAAGAAGGAGCTGCTGTGGTTGCTCAACATTTGATAGGAGATGCAATCCATACTTTCTTTCCTGCCTTTTTTCCAAAAATAGAAAAACTAGAAAAAGATATTGACGCCAGTCCATACGCTAAAATCTTAGAATGGTTCTTCACGGAAACAGGTTTTGAATTGCTAGATGATGCTTCGGATGAAGAATATAAAAAACAATTGGATGCTGTTAAACCTTTAGAAGATTTAATACAGAAATACCAACCTGAGTTAGCCAAAGAAGACAAGTATTTTCTAAAAGAGTTTGTGCTTTGGGGCTTGGTAGAATATGATAAATTAAGCAAAGATAGAGTAGAGGAAGGCTATCAGTTTAAGGATTTGTATAGTAGTTATATCAATAAATTGTAA
- a CDS encoding vWA domain-containing protein, giving the protein MEKHTKKGFLFKKYEAPFQSPFDKLFEIFKELITHTSGDFEEAIDWLRQLDVEYKLTDSDYTIDDFIEDLKKKGYIREELKEDGTSGTGITAKTERAIRQQALDQIFGNLKRSGSGNHKTKHSGSGDEQTGEYREYHFGDSLESISLTESLKNAQINNGADEFRLTENDLVVEESKFKAQMSTVLMIDISHSMILYGEDRITPAKKVAMALAELITTRYPKDTIDILVFGNDAWPIAIKDLPHLKVGPYHTNTVAGLQLAMDMLRRKRNTNKQIFMITDGKPSCVREKDGTYYMNSNGLDEYIVEQCYNQAAQARKLHIPITTFMIANDPYLQKFVNRFTEANQGKAFYTGLKGLGEMIFEDYETNRKKKIK; this is encoded by the coding sequence ATGGAAAAGCATACTAAAAAAGGTTTTTTATTCAAAAAATACGAAGCACCCTTTCAATCTCCTTTTGATAAATTATTTGAAATTTTCAAAGAGTTGATTACCCATACTTCAGGTGATTTTGAGGAAGCTATCGATTGGTTACGACAATTGGATGTGGAATACAAACTCACAGATTCCGATTACACTATTGATGACTTTATTGAGGATTTAAAGAAAAAAGGCTACATCAGAGAAGAACTCAAAGAGGATGGGACTTCTGGAACGGGTATAACAGCTAAAACGGAACGAGCCATTCGGCAGCAAGCTTTAGACCAAATATTTGGTAATCTTAAACGCTCTGGTTCAGGAAACCATAAAACTAAGCATTCGGGTAGTGGAGATGAACAAACAGGTGAATATAGAGAATACCATTTTGGGGATAGTTTGGAAAGTATTTCTTTGACAGAAAGTCTGAAGAACGCTCAAATTAATAATGGAGCTGACGAATTTAGATTAACAGAAAACGATTTGGTAGTCGAAGAATCAAAATTCAAAGCACAAATGAGTACCGTTTTGATGATTGACATCAGCCACAGTATGATTTTATATGGAGAAGACCGAATTACTCCAGCCAAGAAAGTGGCTATGGCTTTAGCAGAATTAATCACCACTCGTTATCCAAAAGACACTATTGATATTTTGGTTTTTGGAAACGATGCTTGGCCCATTGCCATCAAAGATTTACCTCATTTAAAAGTAGGCCCTTATCATACCAATACCGTTGCCGGATTACAATTGGCAATGGACATGTTGCGAAGAAAACGCAATACCAACAAACAAATCTTTATGATTACCGACGGAAAGCCTAGCTGTGTTCGGGAAAAAGATGGAACGTATTATATGAACAGTAACGGATTAGACGAATACATTGTAGAGCAATGCTACAATCAAGCCGCTCAAGCCCGAAAACTTCACATCCCAATAACCACTTTTATGATTGCCAATGATCCTTATCTGCAAAAATTTGTCAATCGTTTTACGGAAGCCAATCAAGGAAAGGCTTTTTACACAGGATTAAAAGGATTAGGAGAAATGATTTTTGAAGATTACGAAACCAATAGAAAGAAGAAAATTAAATAA
- a CDS encoding MFS transporter: MDNENSSASKPSGFFYKNPSLKIKEFQSFLAARFGLLFALNMQSTILYYWVYHITNSKLSLGYVGLAEVIPAIGCSLFAGHFVDLNEKRKMVMLCLTGYVLIAICLFIIGMPVVSGYFSVSTIVLAIYGFVFLGGVLRSFFSPSMFSLFGLVVPREHYANATSWSSMSWQMGSVLGPLVAGIFIAWKGITAGLFAVILIEILLYIPVLSISVKPILNKIKEPVLQSVAEGLRFVLRTPTLLAAQCLDMFSVLFGGAVALLPVYQKEILHVNEMGFGVLRASPGIGALITLGLLAFLPLKNKPGKKLFLCVTGFALSIIVFGISTNFYLSVVMLILSGMFDAVSVVIRSTILQLVTPDDMRGRVSAVNTMFVSSSNEFGDFESGVMAHWLGTVRAVVVGGCLTMGVIAITFFKAPQLREFDFEDKRKE; encoded by the coding sequence ATGGATAATGAAAACTCTTCTGCATCAAAGCCCTCCGGATTTTTTTATAAAAACCCTTCTCTTAAAATAAAAGAGTTTCAATCTTTTCTGGCGGCTCGTTTCGGACTTCTATTTGCACTCAATATGCAATCTACTATTTTATACTATTGGGTTTATCATATTACCAACAGTAAGTTATCTTTAGGGTATGTTGGTCTAGCCGAGGTTATTCCAGCTATTGGTTGTTCTTTATTTGCTGGCCATTTCGTTGATTTGAATGAAAAAAGAAAAATGGTTATGCTTTGCCTAACAGGTTATGTGTTGATTGCTATTTGTCTTTTTATAATTGGTATGCCAGTGGTAAGTGGCTATTTCTCTGTTTCCACAATAGTTTTGGCCATTTATGGTTTTGTATTTCTAGGTGGTGTATTGCGCTCGTTTTTTAGTCCATCGATGTTTTCTTTATTTGGATTGGTTGTCCCACGTGAACATTATGCCAATGCTACTAGTTGGAGCAGTATGTCTTGGCAAATGGGTTCTGTTTTAGGGCCATTAGTGGCTGGGATTTTCATTGCATGGAAAGGAATTACAGCTGGACTATTCGCAGTCATTTTAATAGAAATACTTTTGTATATCCCTGTTTTATCTATTTCGGTTAAACCAATATTAAACAAAATTAAAGAACCTGTTTTGCAAAGTGTAGCAGAAGGCTTGCGATTTGTATTACGAACTCCAACGCTTTTGGCAGCGCAATGTTTGGATATGTTTTCGGTATTGTTTGGTGGAGCAGTGGCTTTATTGCCAGTTTATCAAAAGGAAATTTTGCATGTAAACGAAATGGGCTTTGGAGTTCTTAGAGCCTCTCCTGGAATAGGTGCTTTGATTACCTTGGGATTACTAGCTTTTTTACCATTAAAAAACAAACCAGGGAAGAAACTCTTTTTATGTGTAACCGGATTTGCCTTATCGATAATTGTTTTCGGGATTTCTACTAACTTTTATCTTTCGGTCGTGATGCTAATCCTTTCTGGAATGTTTGATGCCGTGAGTGTTGTTATCCGAAGTACCATATTGCAATTAGTAACACCCGACGATATGCGTGGCCGAGTTTCGGCAGTGAACACCATGTTTGTTAGTTCCTCTAATGAATTTGGCGATTTCGAAAGTGGGGTAATGGCGCATTGGCTTGGAACTGTTAGGGCCGTGGTTGTTGGAGGTTGTTTGACTATGGGAGTTATAGCCATTACTTTCTTTAAAGCGCCTCAGTTGCGTGAATTTGATTTCGAGGATAAAAGGAAGGAATGA
- a CDS encoding pentapeptide repeat-containing protein has protein sequence MSSDYILDEKFEDVFFLEADIKYKDYENCTFHNCDFTDCTFQTVTFIDCNFFDCNFKETKINYVSLRGVQFTKCDFTAVNFAMTDQVIYEFNFKDCLLDYAKFYALKLKKMQFINCSMISVDFMASDLTEAVFDNCNLRRAVFIDTIANKTDFYTSYDYTIDPEKNKLKKAVFSTDGLKGLLEKYDLIIK, from the coding sequence ATGTCCTCTGATTATATACTTGACGAAAAATTTGAAGATGTCTTCTTTTTAGAAGCCGATATCAAATACAAAGATTACGAAAACTGTACCTTCCACAATTGTGATTTTACCGATTGTACCTTTCAAACCGTGACTTTTATAGATTGTAATTTCTTTGATTGCAATTTTAAGGAAACCAAAATCAATTATGTGTCCTTACGTGGCGTTCAGTTTACCAAATGTGATTTTACTGCGGTTAACTTTGCTATGACAGACCAAGTGATTTATGAGTTTAACTTTAAAGATTGCTTGTTGGATTATGCCAAATTCTACGCCTTAAAACTTAAAAAAATGCAGTTCATCAATTGCAGTATGATTTCGGTAGATTTTATGGCGAGTGATTTAACTGAAGCCGTATTTGATAATTGCAACCTAAGAAGAGCCGTATTTATTGACACCATTGCCAATAAAACCGATTTTTACACCAGCTACGACTATACCATAGATCCAGAAAAAAACAAACTTAAGAAAGCGGTTTTCTCAACGGATGGTTTGAAAGGATTATTAGAGAAATATGATTTGATTATAAAATAA
- a CDS encoding GMP reductase, with translation MRIETDIKLGFKDVMIRPKRSTLNSRAQVSLEREFKFMHSTATWTGIPIMAANMDTVGTFEMALALAKEKLFTAIHKHYTVQQWNDFIKNAPADICDYIAVSTGTGKNDFKKIAEIFESNPQLKFICIDVANGYSEHFVDFLRQARKQYPNKVIIAGNVVTGEMVEELLLEGADIVKVGIGPGSVCTTRVKTGVGYPQLSAIIECADAAHGLGGHIISDGGCAIPGDVAKAFGAGADFVMLGGMLAGHAESGGEMIEVNGEKFKQFYGMSSETAMKKHVGGVAEYRASEGKTVQVPFKGNVIDTLHDILGGIRSTCTYVGASKLKELTKRTTFIRVIEQENRVFTK, from the coding sequence ATGAGAATTGAAACCGACATAAAATTAGGATTTAAAGATGTTATGATACGTCCAAAACGTTCCACTTTAAACAGTAGAGCGCAAGTGAGTTTGGAGCGCGAATTTAAGTTCATGCACAGTACCGCGACTTGGACAGGAATTCCAATAATGGCTGCCAATATGGATACGGTGGGGACTTTTGAAATGGCGTTGGCTTTAGCTAAAGAAAAACTATTTACGGCAATACATAAACATTACACAGTACAGCAATGGAATGATTTCATTAAAAATGCTCCGGCTGATATTTGCGATTATATAGCCGTTAGCACTGGAACGGGAAAAAATGATTTCAAAAAGATTGCCGAAATATTTGAATCTAATCCTCAACTAAAATTCATTTGTATTGATGTTGCCAATGGCTACTCAGAGCATTTTGTTGATTTCTTAAGACAAGCCCGAAAACAATATCCAAATAAAGTAATTATTGCTGGTAATGTAGTTACTGGTGAAATGGTAGAAGAATTGCTTTTAGAAGGTGCCGATATAGTGAAAGTGGGAATTGGTCCAGGTTCTGTTTGTACTACTCGAGTAAAAACCGGAGTTGGGTATCCGCAACTTTCAGCCATTATAGAATGTGCCGATGCAGCTCATGGATTAGGAGGCCATATTATTAGTGATGGAGGTTGTGCCATTCCTGGCGATGTGGCTAAAGCTTTTGGAGCAGGTGCCGATTTTGTAATGCTTGGCGGAATGCTAGCAGGACATGCCGAAAGTGGTGGTGAGATGATTGAAGTTAATGGCGAGAAGTTCAAACAGTTCTACGGAATGAGTTCGGAAACCGCTATGAAGAAACATGTAGGAGGTGTGGCGGAATATCGTGCAAGTGAAGGAAAAACAGTTCAAGTTCCTTTTAAAGGCAATGTGATTGATACCCTTCATGATATTTTAGGAGGCATCAGAAGTACCTGTACTTATGTTGGAGCTTCTAAATTAAAAGAGTTGACTAAACGAACTACTTTTATCCGAGTAATAGAGCAGGAAAACAGAGTATTTACAAAGTAA